From the Prosthecobacter fusiformis genome, one window contains:
- a CDS encoding polysaccharide deacetylase family protein, producing MSFLHSSLSRAGQAAKSAALVFCGVAGLARCQLAGEGAVLAFHGLRADGVATGVSDEGLHLRLSTFRAVCERLAKGYEVMRLAEMAEILERGERLPERAVALTFDDGYASNYELGYPVLRDLGLPTTIFLATGFLDGDAPLWFQQVDVAMRQGGRVGNTRTLGEALAHLKRLPDEVMREEVRRLVESVTMPLDEPEVMRPMTWAQAREMQEGGLVDFGGHTHTHPILSRCGVEKQRWEIRMCADRIRAELGAEPSAFAFPNGGVDDYTPETLGVLKEVGYQSAWTTVCGRVNTARNRMMMPRYGAPESVWEAEATVSGAFDLVRRWKGGVA from the coding sequence ATGTCGTTTCTGCATTCCAGTCTGTCCCGTGCGGGTCAGGCCGCTAAATCGGCGGCGTTGGTTTTTTGCGGGGTGGCGGGGCTGGCAAGGTGTCAGCTAGCGGGTGAGGGGGCGGTGCTGGCTTTTCATGGGCTGCGCGCGGATGGGGTGGCAACGGGGGTTTCGGACGAGGGTCTGCATCTGCGGCTTTCGACTTTCCGGGCAGTCTGCGAACGATTGGCGAAGGGATATGAGGTGATGAGGCTGGCGGAGATGGCGGAGATCCTGGAGCGGGGGGAACGGCTGCCGGAGCGGGCGGTGGCGCTGACTTTTGATGATGGCTATGCCTCAAACTATGAGCTGGGGTATCCGGTGCTGCGTGATCTGGGGCTGCCGACGACGATTTTTTTGGCGACGGGGTTTCTGGACGGGGATGCGCCGCTGTGGTTTCAACAGGTGGATGTGGCGATGAGACAGGGAGGACGGGTAGGGAATACCCGGACGCTGGGTGAGGCGCTAGCGCATCTGAAGAGGCTACCGGATGAAGTGATGCGGGAAGAGGTGAGGAGGCTGGTGGAGAGTGTGACTATGCCACTGGATGAACCGGAGGTGATGCGGCCGATGACATGGGCGCAGGCCCGTGAAATGCAGGAGGGCGGGCTGGTGGACTTCGGCGGGCATACGCATACGCACCCTATCCTTTCCAGATGCGGGGTGGAAAAGCAGCGGTGGGAGATAAGAATGTGCGCTGACCGGATACGGGCGGAGCTGGGGGCTGAGCCTAGTGCGTTTGCTTTTCCCAACGGGGGAGTGGACGACTATACGCCGGAGACGCTGGGGGTGCTGAAGGAGGTGGGTTATCAATCGGCTTGGACGACGGTGTGCGGGCGGGTGAATACGGCGCGGAACCGAATGATGATGCCGCGCTATGGGGCACCGGAATCTGTGTGGGAGGCGGAAGCGACGGTTTCGGGTGCGTTTGATCTCGTGCGCCGCTGGAAAGGGGGTGTGGCATGA
- a CDS encoding glycosyltransferase → MNAALKNRHALLTRLAGWTELGLQSAGHGLHTAGHLAATVGKRIWPGKPMEMKARKTVVHFIAAPGGGGAEAMLGNLVAAMKGGMWRTEVILVDGRGWPEAVAKLEAAGAVVHDLEAEAFLRPATLLRLIRLLKKIKPDVVQTWMHHADFVGGWCARLAGVKSVVWGIHCREIHRNPGDSDLKMGVLRWMMGGSSRVVPTSIISCSEVAMTDHLKLGYPKDAMKWVPNGIDTGRFIPDAGVRRAVRKELKVPEGATLVGFVGRFHEMKNLATWLRAAALLQARRPETHFWLCGGEEWDLDDCSRAALSVMPHRNQVHFTDFRAEPERVYPALDLFSLSSRTEACPMTVMEAMSCGVPCVTTDVGDCARLLEGVGKVVPVRNPEALERAWEEMLERPVSSALVRRYAVERFDIAVAARHYAKVYGEVLGL, encoded by the coding sequence ATGAATGCGGCCCTCAAAAACAGGCATGCTCTGCTGACGAGGCTGGCCGGCTGGACGGAGTTGGGACTGCAAAGTGCGGGCCATGGTCTGCATACAGCAGGACATCTGGCTGCGACGGTGGGCAAAAGAATCTGGCCGGGAAAACCGATGGAAATGAAGGCCCGGAAGACGGTGGTGCACTTTATAGCCGCGCCTGGAGGCGGCGGGGCGGAGGCGATGCTGGGGAATCTGGTGGCGGCGATGAAAGGGGGAATGTGGCGGACGGAGGTCATCCTGGTGGATGGTCGCGGCTGGCCGGAGGCGGTGGCAAAGCTGGAGGCAGCGGGTGCCGTGGTGCATGACCTGGAGGCGGAGGCATTCCTGCGGCCAGCGACGCTGCTGCGACTGATCCGGCTGCTGAAGAAGATCAAACCGGATGTGGTGCAGACGTGGATGCACCACGCGGATTTTGTAGGTGGCTGGTGTGCGCGACTGGCGGGAGTGAAATCGGTGGTGTGGGGAATCCACTGCCGGGAGATCCACCGGAATCCGGGTGACTCCGACCTGAAAATGGGGGTGCTGCGCTGGATGATGGGCGGTAGCTCGCGCGTGGTGCCGACGAGCATTATTTCCTGCTCCGAAGTGGCCATGACGGATCATTTAAAACTCGGGTATCCGAAGGATGCGATGAAATGGGTGCCGAATGGGATCGATACGGGCCGGTTTATACCCGATGCGGGGGTGCGCCGGGCAGTAAGGAAGGAACTGAAGGTGCCGGAAGGGGCGACGCTGGTGGGTTTTGTAGGCCGATTTCACGAGATGAAAAATCTGGCGACGTGGTTGCGGGCGGCGGCGCTGCTGCAGGCGCGGAGGCCGGAGACGCATTTTTGGCTCTGCGGGGGTGAAGAGTGGGACCTGGATGATTGCTCGCGAGCTGCGCTTTCGGTCATGCCGCATCGGAATCAGGTGCACTTTACGGATTTCCGTGCGGAGCCTGAGCGGGTGTATCCTGCGCTGGATCTGTTTTCGCTTTCCTCCCGGACGGAGGCCTGCCCGATGACGGTGATGGAGGCGATGTCCTGCGGGGTACCGTGCGTGACGACGGATGTGGGTGACTGTGCGCGCCTGCTGGAAGGTGTGGGCAAGGTGGTGCCGGTGAGGAATCCAGAGGCGCTGGAGCGTGCCTGGGAGGAGATGCTGGAGCGTCCGGTGAGCAGTGCGCTGGTCCGGCGGTATGCGGTGGAGCGTTTCGACATCGCGGTGGCGGCCCGTCATTACGCGAAGGTGTACGGGGAGGTGCTGGGGCTATGA
- a CDS encoding saccharopine dehydrogenase family protein → MAKVLIIGAGGVGRVVTHKCAQLPDVFSEIMLASRTKSKCDSIAAELKRPIQTASVDADNVPELVKLLKEFQPEVVINVALPYQDLTIMDACLEAGVHYIDTANYEPRDVAKFEYHWQWAYQEKFKAAGLTALLGCGFDPGVTNVYTAYALKHHFSKIDTLDILDCNAGDHGKAFATNFNPEINLREVTANGRYWENGQWVETKPLEIKRSFDFPDGIGPKNIYCLYHEELESLTKHFDIGRARFWMTFGDAYIKHMEVLVNVGMTRIDPVMHKGVPIIPIEFLKTLLPEPGTLGADTKGKTCIGNWIEGTGKDGQFKRYYVYNIKDHEDCYKETNSQGVSYTTGVPAMIAAKQLLTNTEYRQPGVWNVEQLNPDPFMADLNEYGLPWIETWPTEPLPGE, encoded by the coding sequence ATGGCAAAAGTTCTTATCATCGGTGCAGGCGGCGTGGGCCGCGTGGTCACACACAAATGCGCGCAGCTCCCGGACGTGTTTAGCGAAATCATGCTCGCCTCGCGCACGAAGTCCAAGTGCGACAGCATCGCGGCGGAGTTGAAGCGGCCGATCCAGACAGCATCTGTGGATGCGGACAATGTGCCGGAGCTGGTGAAGCTGCTGAAGGAATTTCAGCCGGAGGTGGTCATCAATGTGGCGCTGCCATACCAGGACCTGACGATCATGGACGCCTGCCTGGAGGCCGGTGTGCATTACATCGACACAGCGAACTATGAGCCACGGGATGTGGCGAAGTTTGAATACCACTGGCAGTGGGCTTACCAGGAGAAGTTCAAGGCGGCAGGGCTGACGGCCCTGCTGGGCTGCGGCTTTGACCCAGGCGTGACGAATGTCTATACGGCGTATGCCCTGAAGCATCACTTCAGCAAGATCGATACCCTGGACATCCTGGACTGCAATGCAGGCGACCATGGCAAGGCCTTTGCGACGAATTTTAATCCGGAGATCAATCTTCGTGAGGTGACCGCCAATGGCCGATACTGGGAAAACGGCCAGTGGGTGGAAACTAAGCCGCTGGAGATCAAGCGCAGCTTTGACTTCCCGGATGGCATCGGGCCGAAGAATATCTATTGCCTGTATCATGAGGAGCTGGAGTCCCTGACGAAGCATTTTGATATCGGCCGCGCACGTTTTTGGATGACCTTTGGCGATGCGTACATCAAGCACATGGAGGTGCTGGTGAATGTGGGCATGACCCGCATTGATCCAGTGATGCACAAGGGCGTGCCGATCATCCCGATTGAATTCCTGAAGACCCTGCTGCCTGAGCCAGGGACACTGGGTGCGGATACCAAAGGCAAGACCTGCATTGGCAACTGGATCGAAGGCACAGGCAAGGACGGCCAGTTCAAGCGCTATTACGTGTATAACATCAAGGATCACGAAGACTGCTACAAGGAAACGAATAGCCAGGGCGTGAGCTATACGACCGGCGTACCGGCAATGATCGCCGCGAAACAACTGCTGACGAATACGGAATACCGCCAGCCGGGTGTGTGGAATGTGGAGCAACTGAATCCAGATCCCTTCATGGCCGACCTGAACGAATACGGTCTGCCCTGGATCGAAACTTGGCCGACCGAGCCACTGCCAGGGGAATAA
- a CDS encoding glycosyltransferase family 4 protein: MKVLVLTADANTLVYHRGDLIRDFAAHGCEVVTAAAEDYPHVREYLAEAGVRHEVVRMVRSRVNLLKDWITWLDMYRLFKREKPDALFAYTIKSVVYGCVVARLAGVPRVYALLPGLGFTFVKPETLKQRAVQWISKALHRLALKRADVIFMQNRDDVQLFADLKMLPQGIPVHVTAGSGVNLEEYPHVPLEGNADIAAGRIRFVLVSRLLISKGVCVFAEAARKVKARYPKAEFHLVGPFDPNPNRVSEAEVEAWVKEGTLTHHGMVRDVAGLLKDMHVFCLPTWYREGVPHASLEALSTGRAMITTDSVGARECVPKGENGFLVPPRDVDAVVKAMEFFILNPKQTVLMGQASRVLAEEVFDVKIVNRIILGAMGITGEGRHSFESAPCSEGVGA; the protein is encoded by the coding sequence ATGAAAGTCCTGGTCCTCACTGCTGATGCGAATACGCTGGTCTATCATCGCGGGGATCTGATCCGTGATTTTGCAGCGCATGGATGCGAGGTGGTGACGGCGGCGGCGGAGGACTATCCGCATGTGCGGGAATACCTGGCGGAGGCCGGGGTACGGCATGAGGTGGTGCGCATGGTACGCAGCCGGGTGAACCTGCTGAAGGACTGGATCACCTGGCTGGACATGTACCGGCTGTTTAAAAGAGAAAAGCCGGATGCGCTCTTCGCCTATACGATCAAATCCGTGGTGTATGGGTGTGTGGTGGCGCGGCTGGCGGGTGTGCCACGGGTGTATGCGCTGCTGCCAGGACTGGGATTTACCTTTGTGAAACCGGAAACGCTGAAACAGCGGGCGGTGCAGTGGATCTCCAAGGCGCTGCACCGGCTGGCGCTGAAGCGGGCAGATGTGATTTTCATGCAGAACCGGGATGATGTGCAGCTTTTTGCGGACCTGAAGATGCTGCCGCAGGGTATACCAGTGCATGTGACCGCGGGCTCAGGCGTGAATTTGGAGGAATACCCCCATGTGCCCCTGGAGGGGAATGCGGACATCGCGGCAGGGCGTATCCGGTTTGTCCTGGTGAGCCGACTGCTGATCAGCAAGGGGGTATGCGTTTTCGCTGAAGCGGCGCGGAAAGTGAAGGCGAGGTATCCGAAGGCGGAATTTCATCTAGTGGGGCCGTTTGATCCGAATCCCAACCGGGTGTCTGAAGCGGAGGTGGAGGCCTGGGTGAAGGAGGGGACGCTGACGCATCACGGCATGGTGCGGGATGTGGCGGGCCTGCTGAAGGACATGCACGTCTTTTGCCTGCCGACGTGGTATCGGGAGGGGGTGCCGCATGCATCCCTGGAGGCGCTTTCGACAGGCCGGGCGATGATCACAACGGATTCGGTGGGGGCGCGAGAGTGTGTGCCCAAGGGGGAAAATGGCTTCCTGGTGCCGCCTCGGGATGTGGATGCGGTGGTGAAGGCGATGGAATTTTTCATCCTGAATCCGAAGCAGACCGTACTGATGGGACAGGCTAGTCGCGTGCTGGCGGAGGAGGTCTTCGATGTGAAAATCGTCAATCGCATCATCCTCGGAGCGATGGGAATTACGGGGGAGGGACGGCATTCTTTTGAGTCTGCTCCTTGCTCCGAAGGGGTAGGTGCATGA
- a CDS encoding PQQ-binding-like beta-propeller repeat protein — MKLPFFLAFALAASFANAENWPNWRGPAMDGSSPEKNIPAKFSKTEGVKWAVDVPAISASVPVVWGDKVFLTAPIADKQQLVGLCYDAKTGKELWRKVVSEGGLQWDNKSNLASPSPVTDGEHVIFLFADAVAASFDLEGNLQWKRDFKETHGAFATQWTYGSSPMLDGGKLYIQVLQRNEPFEFQGFAKGTPGKDMTSYILAVDPATGKDLWKQLRKTPAEVESLEAFSSPVFADHDGKRVMLISGGDTLTLHDAGTGSEYARLTTWNLAGEGYNKFFRLVPSPVVGDGIALVCAPKNSPVFAMPMSSKGNEIQPIWSTDPKVVTSDVSTPAFYEGSFYVLDSGRRTVSRVEPKTGKVIWTGETGSKSKFESSPTVVDGKIYMTNFWGDVYVVKAGGDAFELLSVNEMGNGSKPNGDAASCRSSIAAANGCLFIRTQDKLYCIGQ, encoded by the coding sequence ATGAAACTGCCCTTCTTCCTCGCCTTTGCCCTCGCGGCTTCTTTTGCCAATGCCGAAAACTGGCCCAACTGGCGTGGGCCGGCGATGGATGGGTCCAGCCCGGAAAAGAATATTCCTGCGAAGTTTAGCAAAACGGAAGGTGTGAAATGGGCGGTGGATGTGCCGGCTATCTCGGCCTCCGTGCCTGTCGTGTGGGGAGACAAGGTCTTCCTGACTGCGCCCATCGCGGACAAACAGCAGCTCGTTGGTCTTTGCTATGATGCCAAAACGGGCAAGGAACTCTGGCGCAAGGTCGTCTCCGAAGGCGGACTCCAATGGGATAACAAGAGCAACCTGGCCAGCCCGTCCCCGGTGACCGATGGGGAGCATGTCATCTTCCTTTTTGCGGATGCTGTTGCAGCCAGTTTTGACCTCGAAGGCAACCTCCAGTGGAAGCGTGATTTCAAGGAAACCCACGGTGCCTTTGCCACCCAGTGGACCTATGGCAGCAGCCCGATGCTGGATGGCGGTAAACTTTACATCCAAGTGCTGCAGCGCAACGAGCCCTTTGAATTCCAGGGCTTTGCCAAAGGCACACCGGGCAAGGACATGACCAGTTACATCCTGGCTGTGGACCCAGCCACAGGCAAGGATCTGTGGAAACAGCTCCGCAAGACTCCTGCGGAAGTCGAATCCCTAGAGGCCTTCAGCTCCCCCGTTTTTGCGGATCATGACGGCAAGCGCGTGATGCTGATTTCCGGTGGCGATACCCTGACCCTGCATGATGCTGGCACTGGCAGCGAATACGCCCGCCTGACCACCTGGAACCTCGCCGGAGAAGGCTATAACAAGTTCTTCCGCCTCGTGCCTTCTCCCGTCGTGGGCGATGGCATCGCCCTGGTGTGTGCGCCGAAAAACTCCCCAGTCTTTGCCATGCCAATGTCTAGCAAAGGCAACGAAATCCAGCCTATCTGGTCCACTGACCCGAAGGTGGTGACCTCGGACGTCTCCACCCCCGCTTTTTATGAAGGCAGCTTTTACGTCCTGGATAGCGGACGCCGCACCGTCAGCCGTGTCGAGCCCAAGACAGGCAAGGTGATCTGGACAGGCGAAACGGGCAGCAAATCCAAATTCGAAAGCAGCCCCACCGTCGTCGATGGCAAGATCTACATGACCAATTTCTGGGGCGATGTTTATGTGGTCAAAGCAGGCGGTGACGCCTTCGAGCTGCTGAGCGTCAATGAAATGGGCAATGGCAGCAAACCCAATGGCGACGCCGCAAGCTGCCGCAGCAGCATCGCCGCCGCCAATGGCTGCCTATTCATCCGTACGCAGGATAAGCTGTATTGCATTGGCCAGTGA
- a CDS encoding glycoside hydrolase domain-containing protein, whose protein sequence is MRCGFFLLLLLAVVPLVRAELKVSLADAMTRVSRTEVRAPMQVMELLTGRGEWEAMQIVVGGPPEEVKEAVVEATALVGPEGVTIPAPMLLREHYVKVTKSTPMSPLPAGEYADALVPLTFAWQKLPEVKHVNQPYWVDVFVPYGTKPGVYKGELRVLGPGRVFLATRQYSVRVMDFDLPVVPRLRTSIMTIWRRIAEVHGFDREKEPPEPELLVLLNEYYDLLAQHRMSIDQTYPTYPDGATGKIDEAKVEAGMRKQVLHRHVSTLGLPIWPEWPFRDPLGKDRTEAMSYVAKWMKILKKLRNEDRGYVIMGSLDEPNDNEAYAKVRRWGDFFNEVEAVHGVRVPLLVTEQPTPDNWWWGRLDGNVDIWVPHFSDVWRDMESPNGKRDIARRLAAGDEVWCYAALVQMPEEWEAAKGNPKQLKAGNPPVWCLDYPAMNHRVLAWVMPRHGITGLTYWDTLFASPGVDVWEDAGSFHHTEGRVYNGDGSYIYPATQKRHGAHMPVASIRLKWLREMADDYDYLMLAKDLGLEKEALELGATFARGFGDWEDDMGKLYDARRKLAELIVTKGGGK, encoded by the coding sequence ATGAGGTGCGGGTTTTTCCTGCTGCTGCTGCTGGCCGTGGTGCCGCTGGTGAGGGCGGAGCTCAAGGTATCCCTAGCGGATGCGATGACACGGGTATCCCGCACGGAAGTGAGGGCACCCATGCAGGTGATGGAACTGCTGACGGGAAGAGGGGAGTGGGAAGCGATGCAAATCGTGGTGGGTGGACCGCCGGAGGAAGTGAAAGAGGCGGTGGTGGAGGCGACGGCGCTGGTGGGGCCGGAGGGAGTAACCATCCCGGCACCGATGCTGCTGCGGGAGCATTATGTGAAGGTGACGAAATCCACGCCCATGTCCCCACTGCCTGCCGGGGAGTACGCGGATGCGCTGGTGCCGCTGACCTTTGCCTGGCAGAAGCTGCCGGAGGTGAAGCATGTGAACCAGCCGTACTGGGTGGATGTGTTTGTACCCTACGGGACGAAACCGGGTGTGTACAAGGGGGAGCTGCGGGTGCTGGGGCCGGGGCGTGTTTTTTTAGCGACGAGGCAGTATTCGGTCCGGGTGATGGATTTTGACCTGCCGGTGGTGCCGAGGCTGCGGACCTCCATCATGACGATCTGGCGGCGGATCGCTGAGGTGCATGGATTTGACCGTGAAAAAGAACCGCCTGAGCCGGAACTGCTGGTGCTGCTGAATGAATACTATGATCTGCTGGCCCAGCACCGGATGAGCATCGACCAGACGTATCCGACCTATCCGGACGGAGCGACGGGAAAGATCGACGAAGCGAAGGTGGAAGCGGGGATGCGCAAGCAGGTGCTGCATCGGCATGTGAGCACGCTGGGGCTGCCGATCTGGCCGGAATGGCCGTTCCGTGATCCTTTGGGCAAAGACCGAACGGAGGCGATGAGCTATGTGGCGAAGTGGATGAAGATCCTGAAGAAGCTGCGCAATGAGGACCGGGGGTATGTCATCATGGGATCCCTGGATGAGCCGAATGACAATGAGGCGTATGCGAAAGTGCGAAGGTGGGGAGATTTCTTCAATGAGGTGGAGGCGGTGCACGGTGTGCGGGTGCCGCTGCTGGTGACGGAACAGCCGACGCCGGATAACTGGTGGTGGGGGCGGCTGGACGGGAATGTGGATATCTGGGTGCCGCATTTTTCCGATGTGTGGCGTGACATGGAATCACCTAACGGGAAGCGTGACATCGCACGTCGGCTGGCGGCGGGGGATGAGGTGTGGTGCTATGCGGCGCTGGTGCAGATGCCGGAGGAATGGGAGGCGGCTAAGGGGAACCCGAAGCAACTCAAGGCGGGAAATCCCCCGGTGTGGTGCCTGGACTATCCGGCGATGAACCATCGGGTGCTGGCCTGGGTGATGCCGCGCCACGGGATCACGGGACTGACGTATTGGGATACACTTTTCGCGAGTCCGGGAGTGGATGTGTGGGAAGATGCGGGGTCTTTTCATCACACGGAGGGCCGGGTCTATAATGGCGATGGCAGCTACATTTACCCCGCGACACAGAAGCGGCACGGGGCGCACATGCCTGTGGCGAGCATCCGCCTGAAATGGCTGCGGGAGATGGCGGATGATTACGACTACCTGATGCTGGCGAAGGATCTGGGCCTGGAAAAGGAGGCGCTGGAGCTGGGGGCGACGTTTGCGCGCGGCTTTGGCGACTGGGAAGATGACATGGGTAAACTCTATGACGCGAGGAGGAAGCTGGCGGAGCTGATCGTGACGAAAGGGGGTGGAAAATGA
- a CDS encoding SDR family NAD(P)-dependent oxidoreductase, with protein sequence MFSLAHKTAVITGAGSGIGQAIALLFARQGAHVEVMDLHMESAQDTADQIIAEGGSARAVACDVGDHAHVKAVFEEIGLRRPRLDILVNNAGIAHIGTLLTTTEADLDRLYQINVKGLFNCSQAVISRMVTQGGGVVLNMCSIAADMGLADRFAYSMTKGAVLTMTYSIAKDYLAHGIRCNCISPARVHTPFVDGYLARTYPGQEAEMFAKLSAAQPIGRMAQPMEIASLAVYLCSDEAGFITGSAYPIDGGAIHLR encoded by the coding sequence ATGTTTTCCCTCGCACACAAGACGGCCGTCATCACCGGCGCAGGCTCCGGCATCGGTCAGGCCATCGCCCTCCTCTTTGCCCGCCAGGGAGCCCATGTGGAGGTGATGGATCTGCACATGGAGTCGGCCCAGGACACCGCAGATCAGATCATTGCCGAAGGAGGCAGCGCCCGCGCCGTCGCCTGTGATGTCGGGGACCATGCCCATGTTAAAGCCGTCTTCGAGGAAATCGGCCTCCGTCGCCCCCGTCTGGACATCTTGGTCAATAACGCTGGCATCGCCCACATCGGCACCTTGCTCACCACGACCGAGGCGGATCTCGACCGCCTTTACCAGATCAATGTCAAAGGTCTCTTCAATTGCTCACAGGCCGTCATCTCCCGCATGGTCACTCAGGGCGGGGGAGTCGTGCTAAACATGTGCTCCATCGCCGCAGACATGGGCCTGGCGGATCGCTTCGCCTATTCCATGACCAAAGGGGCTGTCCTTACCATGACGTATTCCATCGCCAAGGACTACCTCGCCCACGGCATCCGGTGCAATTGCATCAGCCCCGCCCGTGTCCACACCCCCTTTGTGGATGGATACCTGGCCCGCACGTATCCTGGCCAGGAGGCCGAAATGTTCGCCAAGCTCAGCGCCGCCCAGCCTATTGGCCGCATGGCCCAGCCAATGGAGATCGCGTCTCTGGCAGTATATCTTTGCAGTGACGAGGCCGGTTTCATCACTGGCAGCGCTTATCCCATCGACGGCGGTGCCATCCACCTCCGGTAA
- a CDS encoding GNAT family N-acetyltransferase — MRLEIVRDEAGFAALEPVWDGLLERGATCTPFLRWDWVRLWWDEFHTDFQLTIGVLRDDAGGVVAIAPLMIGQESVGMRRHLKHLGFLAGLGEAKGERMDFLVPAGREAELTPLLCGVFRVLEGEWEAVRLNKLPEESPNHPHVVRALSGCSSGAGVVIRTECACIQMGASWEDFEAQMRGRHRRDLKRRYELLKKEHQGYETEVTAADAEARLDEFAELHRQHFPDGVSSFLTPRAWRFHRRLGIKWLKSGKAILPFMAVGSGMVGGIYGFVERDEFFFFQVGWNASFARYSMGHLGIRWTVQSCIRRGLRLFDMLPGTYRYKADWTQTSRHVLDIEAYEPESVRAAIFRTVRSVKRLVMRTLSLKNAE, encoded by the coding sequence ATGAGGCTGGAAATCGTGCGCGATGAAGCGGGATTTGCGGCGCTGGAACCAGTATGGGACGGGCTGCTGGAGCGCGGGGCGACATGTACGCCTTTCCTGAGATGGGACTGGGTGCGGCTGTGGTGGGATGAGTTTCACACGGATTTTCAACTGACGATCGGCGTGCTGCGGGATGATGCGGGCGGGGTGGTGGCGATCGCGCCACTGATGATCGGGCAGGAAAGTGTCGGCATGCGCAGGCACCTGAAGCACCTGGGTTTCCTTGCGGGGCTGGGGGAGGCCAAGGGGGAAAGGATGGACTTCCTGGTGCCAGCGGGCCGGGAGGCGGAGCTGACACCGCTGCTATGCGGGGTTTTTCGCGTACTGGAAGGAGAATGGGAGGCGGTGAGGCTAAACAAGCTGCCGGAGGAATCCCCGAACCATCCGCATGTGGTGCGGGCGCTGAGCGGCTGCTCCAGCGGTGCGGGGGTGGTAATCCGTACGGAGTGTGCGTGCATCCAGATGGGGGCGAGCTGGGAGGACTTTGAGGCGCAGATGCGAGGGCGGCACAGACGTGACCTGAAGAGGCGCTATGAGCTGCTGAAGAAAGAGCACCAAGGCTATGAAACGGAGGTGACGGCTGCGGATGCGGAGGCGCGGCTGGATGAATTTGCGGAGCTGCACCGGCAGCACTTCCCGGATGGGGTGAGCTCATTCCTCACTCCGCGCGCCTGGCGGTTTCACCGGCGGCTGGGCATCAAGTGGCTGAAGAGCGGCAAGGCGATCCTGCCTTTTATGGCCGTGGGCTCCGGGATGGTGGGGGGGATCTATGGGTTTGTGGAAAGGGATGAGTTTTTCTTTTTCCAGGTGGGATGGAATGCGAGCTTCGCGCGGTATTCGATGGGGCATCTGGGCATCCGCTGGACGGTGCAATCCTGCATCCGGCGGGGGCTGCGGCTTTTTGACATGCTGCCGGGGACGTACCGGTATAAGGCGGACTGGACGCAGACTTCGCGGCATGTGCTGGACATCGAGGCCTATGAACCGGAGAGCGTGCGTGCGGCGATCTTCCGTACGGTGCGCAGTGTGAAGCGGCTGGTGATGCGCACTTTATCCCTGAAGAATGCCGAATGA